A genomic window from Brassica napus cultivar Da-Ae unplaced genomic scaffold, Da-Ae ScsIHWf_1425;HRSCAF=2013, whole genome shotgun sequence includes:
- the LOC106381513 gene encoding myb family transcription factor APL, with protein MFHAKKPSSMNGSYENRAMCVQGDSGLVLTTDPKPRLRWTVELHERFVDAVAQLGGPDKATPKTIMRVMGVKGLTLYHLKSHLQKFRLGKQPHKEYGDHSTKEGSRASAMDIQRNVASSSGMMSRNMNEMQMEVQRRLHEQLEVQRHLQLRIEAQGKYMQSILERACQTLAGENMAAASGGGFKGNLGSSSLSAAMGPHPLSFPPFQDLNIYGNTTDQVLDHHNFHNQNIENHYTANNAADTNIYLGKKRPNPSFGNDIRKELLMWSNQDHEPIDDEHRIQIQMATHVSTDLDSLSEIYDRKPGLSGDEGNDCGKLLERSSPRRSPLSPMMNPNAGLVQGRNSPFE; from the exons ATGTTCCATGCTAAGAAACCTTCAAGTATGAATGGTTCATATGAGAACAGAGCTATGTGCGTTCAAGGCGATTCAGGCCTCGTCCTCACCACTGACCCTAAACCGCGTTTGCGTTGGACCGTCGAACTCCACGAGCGTTTCGTTGATGCCGTCGCTCAGCTCGGCGGCCCGGACA aaGCGACACCAAAGACGATTATGAGAGTTATGGGTGTGAAGGGTCTTACTCTTTACCACCTTAAGAGCCATCTTCAG AAATTTAGGCTTGGAAAGCAGCCGCACAAGGAGTACGGAGATCATTCCACAAAGGAAGGTTCAAGAG CTTCTGCCATGGATATTCAGCGCAACgtagcttcttcttctggcATGATGAGTCGCAACATGAATGA GATGCAAATGGAAGTACAGAGAAGGTTGCATGAACAGCTGGAG gtGCAGAGACATTTGCAGTTGAGGATTGAAGCACAAGGAAAGTACATGCAGTCTATATTGGAGAGAGCTTGCCAAACCCTAGCCGGTGAGAACATGGCAGCCGCCTCCGGCGGAGGGTTCAAGGGCAATTTGGGAAGCTCGAGTCTTTCCGCAGCTATGGGTCCACATCCTCTTAGTTTCCCGCCATTTCAGGACCTAAACATCTATGGAAACACAACCGATCAAGTCCTCGACCATCATAACTTCCATAATCAGAACATAGAGAATCATTACACGGCCAACAATGCTGCAGACACCAACATTTACTTGGGGAAGAAGCGACCAAACCCTAGTTTTGGTAACGATATAAGGAAAGAACTCTTAATGTGGTCTAATCAAGATCATGAACCGATCGATGATGAGCATCGGATTCAGATACAAATGGCTACACATGTCTCCACGGATTTGGATTCTTTGTCAGAAATTTACGATAGGAAACCGGGTTTATCAGGTGATGAAGGAAACGATTGTGGGAAATTATTGGAAAGGTCATCGCCTCGAAGATCACCATTGAGCCCTATGATGAACCCTAATGCTGGGTTAGTACAAGGAAGGAACTCACCATTTGAGTGa
- the LOC106429703 gene encoding succinate-semialdehyde dehydrogenase, mitochondrial-like: MALRRGHPGPLINGALIQKRAKIILGGKRHSLGMTFYEALLLSVIMSMKEIFGPVAPLIRFITEKEAVRIANDTIAGLAAYIFTNSVQ; the protein is encoded by the exons ATGGCTTTAAGGAGGGGACACCCAG GTCCACTTATAAACGGTGCATTAATTCAAAAG AGAGCAAAAATCATTCTCGGCGGCAAAAGGCACAGTCTAGGGATGACTTTTTATGAGGCTCTACTGTTATCCGTGATCATGTCTAT GAAGGAGATTTTCGGACCAGTAGCTCCCCTTATTCGGTTCATAACCGAGAAGGAAGCTGTCAGAATCGCTAATGACACTATTGCAG GACTTGCTGCTTATATATTCACAAACAGTGTCCAATGA